The following coding sequences are from one Diachasmimorpha longicaudata isolate KC_UGA_2023 chromosome 6, iyDiaLong2, whole genome shotgun sequence window:
- the LOC135164091 gene encoding squamous cell carcinoma antigen recognized by T-cells 3-like — protein sequence MEDEGMELSAENSEINDEIHGAEEEEGSLEAPEGEECDLGDEDDDEDDNDDADEAEVRQLEEVLAENPYDYASHVAVISKLQKIGDLERLRIARERMTDRYPLSPELWLSWIRDEMKLAVSEEERRAVEELCERAVKDYLSIEIWLEYLQFSIGSMGSDKATTDKVRQLFERALTAAGLHVTKGAIIWEAFREFEMVLVSLASNDTEKKEQLNRVGTLFRRQLGCPLLDMEKTSDEFKTWRSEEGKEATMDDNTITVVYKRALDTLNSRLPFEEKLLSSQNESELLDFYKAYLLYEKQHGDPGRVIVLYERAVTDLSLEWQLWLDYLEYVDSKIKMEAVLSPIYERATRNVPWVSKIWIKWMRSLEKWEKPLLEVQRILELALVAGFSSAEEYRNVWMTYLEYLRRRVDPDSPEKEKQLDVLDKGFNKACEHLAKSFGLDGDPQCVVLQYWARTEAIHAGNMEKCRSLWSDILSQGHSERAASWLEYITLEKCYGDTKHLRKLYQKALAAVKDWPESIANSWIDFERDEGTLEQVENCEIKSREKLEKIAEERGRAQDKGEGKLEIGKKEMIKTGKRRHEEVGGKWENLGVPARKQNKLERAPAKAQPRLEKNKGIVEEKNERKVTPPPGFKPPSEEESMDISHDVDDKISVFVSNLDYATTEEEIRTALKPVGPISFVKLITDYKGRSKGFCYVTLSSSNAVEDALKLDRTPINGRPMFISRCDPNKTTRANAFKYASTLEANKLFVKGLPVKTTKEDLEMIFKAYGSLKDVRIVTYRNGHSKGLAYVEFEDETSASKAVLATDGLTIDDKVISVAISKPPERKKNPEEPLIKSLGGTTTSRTHFGVPKTLLSMIPRNVKPAANGITAGKTNTKPLNNQDFRNMLLNKKS from the exons ATGGAGGATGAAGGGATGGAATTGAGTGCTGAGAACAGTGAAATTAATGATGAGATCCATGGggcggaggaggaggagggtagTCTGGAGGCTCCAGAGGGTGAAGAATGCGATCTGGGAGATgaggatgatgatgaggatgaCAATGATGACGCGGATGAGGCTGAGGTGAGGCAGTTAGAGGAAGTTCTTGCGGAGAATCCTTACGATTACGCCAGCCATGTGGCGGTTATCTCCAAGCTCCAGAAGATTGGGGATTTGGAGAGACTCAGGATTGCCAGAGAGAGAATGACTGACAGGTATCCTTTGAGTCCGGAGTTGTGGCTTTCGTGGATCAGGGATGAGATGAAACTCGCTGTGAGTGAGGAAGAGAGGAGGGCTGTGGAGGAACTCTGCGAACGAGCTGTTAAGGACTATTTGTCTATTGAGATATGGCTGGAGTATCTCCAATTCAGCATTGGATCAATGGGGAGTGACAAAGCTACAACAGACAAAGTAAGACAATTATTTGAGAGAGCACTAACAGCAGCTGGTCTGCATGTAACCAAAGGTGCTATTATTTGGGAAGCTTTTCGCGAGTTTGAGATGGTACTGGTCTCATTGGCATCAAACGACACTGAGAAAAAGGAGCAATTAAATCGAGTTGGTACTCTCTTTCGTCGTCAGTTGGGCTGTCCACTCCTCGATATGGAGAAAACTTCAGACGAATTCAAAACCTGGCGCTCTGAGGAAGGAAAAGAAGCAACAATGGACGACAATACCATCACTGTAGTCTACAAACGTGCCTTAGATACGTTAAACTCTCGCCTACCATTCGAGGAGAAACTATTATCATCCCAGAATGAGAGTGAACTCCTCGACTTCTACAAAGCATACCTCCTTTACGAGAAACAGCACGGGGATCCAGGCCGGGTCATAGTCCTGTACGAAAGAGCAGTAACCGACCTGAGCCTTGAGTGGCAGCTGTGGCTGGACTACCTTGAGTACGTCGATTCCAAGATCAAAATGGAGGCAGTTCTGTCACCGATCTATGAACGAGCCACAAGGAATGTCCCCTGGGTGTCGAAAATCTGGATTAAATGGATGAGATCTCTTGAAAAATGGGAGAAACCGCTGTTAGAGGTCCAGAGGATTCTGGAGCTAGCACTGGTCGCTGGATTCTCCAGTGCTGAAGAGTACAGGAACGTGTGGATGACGTATCTGGAGTATTTGCGTCGAAGGGTGGACCCAGACTCTCCTGAGAAGGAGAAGCAACTCGACGTGCTTGACAAAGGGTTCAACAAAGCCTGTGAGCACTTAGCAAAGTCTTTTGGCCTCGATGGAGATCCCCAGTGCGTTGTGCTACAGTATTGGGCAAGGACTGAAGCCATTCATGCTGGCAACATGGAGAAATGCAGGAGCTTGTGGTCGGATATATTATCTCAGGGGCATTCAGAGAGGGCTGCTAGTTGGCTGGAATACATAACTCTGGAGAAATGTTATGGGGACACCAAACACCTCCGCAAACTGTATCAGAAGGCTCTGGCTGCCGTCAAAGACTGGCCGGAGAGTATAGCCAACTCTTGGATCGATTTTGAGAGGGATGAGGGGACCCTGGAGCAGGTGGAGAATTGTGAAATTAAAAGCAGGGAGAAATTGGAGAAAATTGCTGAGGAGAGGGGAAGAGCTCAAGACAAGGGGGAAGGAAAGTTGGAGATTGGGAAGAag GAGATGATTAAAACAGGAAAGAGGAGGCATGAGGAAGTTGGTGGAAAGTGGGAGAATCTCGGAGTTCCTGCAAGGAAACAGAATAAATTAGAGCGGGCTCCAGCTAAAGCCCAACCTCGGCTTGAGAAGAACAAAGGAATTGTTGAGGAAAAGAATGAGAGGAAAGTAACGCCTCCTCCAGGGTTTAAACCACCTTCAGAGGAGGAGTCAATGGATATCAGTCATGACGTTGACGACAAAATATCCGTCTTCGTTAGTAACTTGGATTATGCAACCACTGAGGAGGAAATTAGGACGGCTCTGAAACCTGTTGGACCAATAAGTTTCGTCAAACTTATTACTGACTATAAGGGGAGGAGCAAGGGTTTTTGTTATGTTACTTTGAGTAGTTCT AATGCTGTCGAGGATGCTTTAAAATTGGATAGAACACCAATCAATGGGCGGCCCATGTTTATCTCTCGCTGTGACCCGAATAAAACAACTCGGGCAAACGCTTTTAAATATGCATCGACTTTGGAGGCGAATAAGCTTTTCGTTAAAG GACTTCCGGTGAAAACTACAAAAGAAGACCTAGAGATGATATTCAAGGCTTATGGATCCCTGAAGGACGTCCGAATAGTTACATATCGGAATGGCCACTCGAAAGGTCTCGCTTATGTGGAATTCGAGGATGAAACTTCAGCGAGTAAAGCAGTACTAGCAACCGATGGATTAACTATCGATGATAAGGTAATAAGTGTAGCAATTAGTAAACCTCCTGAACGGAAGAAGAACCCAGAAGAGCCTCTGATCAAGTCCCTGGGTGGTACTACAACCAGTAGAACCCACTTTGGGGTACCTAAGACTCTCCTATCGATGATTCCACGAAATGTCAAGCCCGCAGCGAATGGTATTACTGCAGGGAAAACCAATACTAAACCACTGAATAATCAAGATTTTCGAAACAtgcttttgaataaaaaatcgtaa
- the LOC135164095 gene encoding Kv channel-interacting protein 2-like isoform X1, with product MKAVRKGREKKEELEDVADVLGGSTAATSIALAGRHRPEELATLAKTTRFTRKEIQLIYRGFKQECPTGLVDEEGFKQIFSQFFPQGDASQYAHYVFNTMKRKPSGKISFEEFLSILSKVSRGSVEEKLQWVFGLYDLDGDGLISKEEMLDVVGSIYEMLGRYTQPQIAEPQLAAREHVDRIFHLMDTNKDGVVTIEELVTWCSKDEQLLRSLDTLDTVL from the exons ATGAAAGCAGTACGGAAAGGTCGTGAAAAAA AGGAGGAGCTTGAGGATGTCGCGGACGTTTTAGGGGGTTCAACCGCGGCAACGAGCATCGCCTTGGCTGGTCGCCACAGGCCTGAGGAATTAGCTACTTTAGCTAAAACCACCAGATTCACTAGGAAGGAGATTCAACTCATTTATCGTGGCTTCAAACAGGAGTGTCCAACTGGTCTTGTTGACGAAGAGGGATTCAAACAGATATTCTCCCAGTTCTTCCCTCAGGGCG ATGCCAGTCAGTATGCTCACTATGTCTTCAATACGATGAAGCGAAAGCCATCTGGAAAAATAAGTTTTGAG gaatttctttcaattctATCGAAAGTATCGCGCGGATCTGTTGAGGAGAAACTCCAGTGGGTTTTCGGTCTTTACGATTTGGACGGCGATGGTTTAATAAGTAAAGAAGAGATGCTCGATGTTGTTGGCTCTATATATGAAATGCTAGGTCGTTATACTCAGCCACAGATAGCAGAGCCTCAGCTGGCAGCGAGGGAGCACGTTGACCGAATATTTCAT CTGATGGATACAAATAAAGATGGAGTTGTTACAATTGAGGAGCTTGTAACGTGGTGTTCAAAGGATGAACAACTATTACGGAGTTTAGATACACTTGACACagtattatga
- the LOC135164095 gene encoding Kv channel-interacting protein 2-like isoform X2, which yields MKAVRKGREKRGSTAATSIALAGRHRPEELATLAKTTRFTRKEIQLIYRGFKQECPTGLVDEEGFKQIFSQFFPQGDASQYAHYVFNTMKRKPSGKISFEEFLSILSKVSRGSVEEKLQWVFGLYDLDGDGLISKEEMLDVVGSIYEMLGRYTQPQIAEPQLAAREHVDRIFHLMDTNKDGVVTIEELVTWCSKDEQLLRSLDTLDTVL from the exons ATGAAAGCAGTACGGAAAGGTCGTGAAAAAA GGGGTTCAACCGCGGCAACGAGCATCGCCTTGGCTGGTCGCCACAGGCCTGAGGAATTAGCTACTTTAGCTAAAACCACCAGATTCACTAGGAAGGAGATTCAACTCATTTATCGTGGCTTCAAACAGGAGTGTCCAACTGGTCTTGTTGACGAAGAGGGATTCAAACAGATATTCTCCCAGTTCTTCCCTCAGGGCG ATGCCAGTCAGTATGCTCACTATGTCTTCAATACGATGAAGCGAAAGCCATCTGGAAAAATAAGTTTTGAG gaatttctttcaattctATCGAAAGTATCGCGCGGATCTGTTGAGGAGAAACTCCAGTGGGTTTTCGGTCTTTACGATTTGGACGGCGATGGTTTAATAAGTAAAGAAGAGATGCTCGATGTTGTTGGCTCTATATATGAAATGCTAGGTCGTTATACTCAGCCACAGATAGCAGAGCCTCAGCTGGCAGCGAGGGAGCACGTTGACCGAATATTTCAT CTGATGGATACAAATAAAGATGGAGTTGTTACAATTGAGGAGCTTGTAACGTGGTGTTCAAAGGATGAACAACTATTACGGAGTTTAGATACACTTGACACagtattatga
- the LOC135163257 gene encoding uncharacterized protein LOC135163257 isoform X1: MSDQNETMKLSGLSYKQLQALAIRYKVPGNIRKNILIKVLEAVREGDDLGVNNLLRELHQTRKKRVKKSARQLEKDKMLHLEPITTYSPDFDQDMCYAVGNVTQAQRETLMNVEREETMIGDSNRTDNQVQIPIYPEFNQFLGEGMQNEYCYNANAVERSQSPTIVDLRINSYRVGEWSEIEIQKKKRFTDCRGEENDTSVLDYKSYSNIDSSQMIQYESPRLLKKMLQAPVGVNLKQLVNYEDSYDMPNLNNDVFDDSDTLTADSDVNGNDNVIDPNHQHSNNWLGNNTDNIFRTYGEERMDHYEFNCHTYSTDVIENCQKWLANSSSMLSSNGDNNTINIVDNNEYCNQNRIHHSVGVTITNNENSTYYHNTDDQYYNFHLNESNGNQYGYHHQQQSEQQNFEGDINIIEEIGRVETVDTCGVQDSDHQWTSTYAIHRNQGSLEPFYEGSNFICNAEEPQFGFHIRLPEYDESGNERYGQCMRAQYTGETSNVQESERLDDWSRPNLISNEFSSTADNVINYCWPQSSSTENPIIQVPPVNYKLENLLNLEKTSYQGEQLNSDQTCSVYCYTAPIVTQRVLSTPSLASKKNYGGIMEQYMDSDKQASSSLTTNNFPSSNIYAPLMCRPLYSNNLMDLSSQTTCEEATDASNIDVTPAIHTSTWFTEYPAVESGDSTQVYNR; encoded by the exons ATGAGTGATCAGAATGAGACAATGAAACTCAGTGGGCTCTCCTATAAACAGCTGCAAGCCCTAGCAATCAGATATAAAGTACCGGGGAATATTAGA aaaaatattctgataaAAGTCCTGGAGGCTGTGAGGGAAGGTGATGATCTTGGGGTAAATAATTTACTGCGTGAGCTACATCAGACAAGGAAAAAACGCGTTAAAAAATCTGCCAGACAACTGGAAAAAGATAAAATGCTACATTTGGAGCCAATAACGACCTACAGTCCTGATTTTGACCAAGATATGTGTTACGCTGTAGGAAATGTTACTCAGGCTCAACGTGAGACG cTGATGAATGTTGAAAGAGAGGAAACAATGATAGGAGATTCCAATCGCACTGACAATCAAGTGCAAATACCAATTTATCCGGAATTTAATCAATTCTTGGGAGAAGGAATGCAAAATGAGTATTGCTATAATGCTAATGCCGTTGAGAGGTCTCAGAGTCCCACTATTGTCGATTTGCGAATAAATTCTTATAGAGTGGGTGAATGGAGTGAAATTGAgattcagaagaaaaaaagatttACCGATTGTAGAGGTGAAGAGAATGATACTTCAGTTCTTGATTACAAAAGTTACAGTAATATTGATTCTAGTCAAATGATTCAGTATGAAAGTCCaagattattgaaaaaaatgcttcAGGCACCGGTGGGTGTTAATTTAAAGCAACTGGTGAATTACGAGGATTCGTATGATATGCCAAACTTGAACAATGATGTATTCGATGATTCCGATACTCTGACAGCTGATTCTGACGTGAATGGCAATGATAATGTAATTGACCCTAATCATCAGCACAGTAATAATTGGCTTGGAAATAACACTGACAATATCTTCCGGACTTAtg GTGAAGAACGTATGGACCATTACGAATTTAATTGTCACACTTACTCCACtgatgtcattgaaaattgtcaaaaatggCTGGCAAATTCATCGTCAATGCTTAGCAGTAACGGTGATAATAATACCATAAATATCGTTGACAATAATGAGTACTGTAATCAAAATCGCATTCACCACTCTGTCGGAGTAACGATTACCAATAATGAGAATTCAACGTATTACCATAATACTGATGATCAATATTATAATTTCCATCTCAATGAAAGTAATGGTAATCAGTATGGATATCATCATCAGCAACAATCGGAGCAGCAAAACTTTGAGGGAGATATAAACATTATCGAGGAAATAGGAAGGGTTGAAACAGTCGACACATGTGGAGTACAGGATTCGGATCATCAATGGACAAGTACCTATGCTATTCACCGAAATCAAGGGTCCCTCGAGCCATTCTACGAGGGCAGTAATTTCATATGCAATGCTGAAGAGCCACAGTTCGGATTCCATATTAGATTACCAGAGTACGATGAATCTGGAAACGAGCGATACGGACAATGTATGAGGGCTCAGTACACAGGAGAGACAAGCAACGTTCAAGAGTCGGAGAGACTCGACGACTGGAGTCGACCAAATTTAATCTCCAATGAGTTTTCATCGACGGCAGATAATGTCATTAATTATTGTTGGCCTCAAAGTTCCTCGACAGAGAATCCAATAATCCAAGTGCCCCCAGTAAATTATAAACTAGAAAATTTACTCAATTTAGAGAAAACTTCGTATCAAGGAGAGCAACTCAACTCCGATCAGACATGCTCCGTCTACTGCTATACGGCGCCAATTGTTACGCAACGAGTACTTTCTACTCCTTCACTTGCCTCTAAGAAGAACTATGGCGGAATCATGGAACAGTATATGGATTCCGACAAACAAGCCTCTTCTTCATTGACCACTAATAACTTTCCATCCAGTAATATTTACGCTCCATTGATGTGCCGTCCGTTGTACTCAAATAATTTGATGGATTTATCCAGTCAAACGACGTGTGAAGAAGCGACAGATGCTAGTAACATTGATGTTACTCCAGCAATTCATACAAGTACGTGGTTTACTGAGTATCCAGCTGTTGAGAGTGGTGATAGTACTCAGGTTTACAACCGTTAG
- the LOC135163257 gene encoding uncharacterized protein LOC135163257 isoform X2, giving the protein MLHLEPITTYSPDFDQDMCYAVGNVTQAQRETLMNVEREETMIGDSNRTDNQVQIPIYPEFNQFLGEGMQNEYCYNANAVERSQSPTIVDLRINSYRVGEWSEIEIQKKKRFTDCRGEENDTSVLDYKSYSNIDSSQMIQYESPRLLKKMLQAPVGVNLKQLVNYEDSYDMPNLNNDVFDDSDTLTADSDVNGNDNVIDPNHQHSNNWLGNNTDNIFRTYGEERMDHYEFNCHTYSTDVIENCQKWLANSSSMLSSNGDNNTINIVDNNEYCNQNRIHHSVGVTITNNENSTYYHNTDDQYYNFHLNESNGNQYGYHHQQQSEQQNFEGDINIIEEIGRVETVDTCGVQDSDHQWTSTYAIHRNQGSLEPFYEGSNFICNAEEPQFGFHIRLPEYDESGNERYGQCMRAQYTGETSNVQESERLDDWSRPNLISNEFSSTADNVINYCWPQSSSTENPIIQVPPVNYKLENLLNLEKTSYQGEQLNSDQTCSVYCYTAPIVTQRVLSTPSLASKKNYGGIMEQYMDSDKQASSSLTTNNFPSSNIYAPLMCRPLYSNNLMDLSSQTTCEEATDASNIDVTPAIHTSTWFTEYPAVESGDSTQVYNR; this is encoded by the exons ATGCTACATTTGGAGCCAATAACGACCTACAGTCCTGATTTTGACCAAGATATGTGTTACGCTGTAGGAAATGTTACTCAGGCTCAACGTGAGACG cTGATGAATGTTGAAAGAGAGGAAACAATGATAGGAGATTCCAATCGCACTGACAATCAAGTGCAAATACCAATTTATCCGGAATTTAATCAATTCTTGGGAGAAGGAATGCAAAATGAGTATTGCTATAATGCTAATGCCGTTGAGAGGTCTCAGAGTCCCACTATTGTCGATTTGCGAATAAATTCTTATAGAGTGGGTGAATGGAGTGAAATTGAgattcagaagaaaaaaagatttACCGATTGTAGAGGTGAAGAGAATGATACTTCAGTTCTTGATTACAAAAGTTACAGTAATATTGATTCTAGTCAAATGATTCAGTATGAAAGTCCaagattattgaaaaaaatgcttcAGGCACCGGTGGGTGTTAATTTAAAGCAACTGGTGAATTACGAGGATTCGTATGATATGCCAAACTTGAACAATGATGTATTCGATGATTCCGATACTCTGACAGCTGATTCTGACGTGAATGGCAATGATAATGTAATTGACCCTAATCATCAGCACAGTAATAATTGGCTTGGAAATAACACTGACAATATCTTCCGGACTTAtg GTGAAGAACGTATGGACCATTACGAATTTAATTGTCACACTTACTCCACtgatgtcattgaaaattgtcaaaaatggCTGGCAAATTCATCGTCAATGCTTAGCAGTAACGGTGATAATAATACCATAAATATCGTTGACAATAATGAGTACTGTAATCAAAATCGCATTCACCACTCTGTCGGAGTAACGATTACCAATAATGAGAATTCAACGTATTACCATAATACTGATGATCAATATTATAATTTCCATCTCAATGAAAGTAATGGTAATCAGTATGGATATCATCATCAGCAACAATCGGAGCAGCAAAACTTTGAGGGAGATATAAACATTATCGAGGAAATAGGAAGGGTTGAAACAGTCGACACATGTGGAGTACAGGATTCGGATCATCAATGGACAAGTACCTATGCTATTCACCGAAATCAAGGGTCCCTCGAGCCATTCTACGAGGGCAGTAATTTCATATGCAATGCTGAAGAGCCACAGTTCGGATTCCATATTAGATTACCAGAGTACGATGAATCTGGAAACGAGCGATACGGACAATGTATGAGGGCTCAGTACACAGGAGAGACAAGCAACGTTCAAGAGTCGGAGAGACTCGACGACTGGAGTCGACCAAATTTAATCTCCAATGAGTTTTCATCGACGGCAGATAATGTCATTAATTATTGTTGGCCTCAAAGTTCCTCGACAGAGAATCCAATAATCCAAGTGCCCCCAGTAAATTATAAACTAGAAAATTTACTCAATTTAGAGAAAACTTCGTATCAAGGAGAGCAACTCAACTCCGATCAGACATGCTCCGTCTACTGCTATACGGCGCCAATTGTTACGCAACGAGTACTTTCTACTCCTTCACTTGCCTCTAAGAAGAACTATGGCGGAATCATGGAACAGTATATGGATTCCGACAAACAAGCCTCTTCTTCATTGACCACTAATAACTTTCCATCCAGTAATATTTACGCTCCATTGATGTGCCGTCCGTTGTACTCAAATAATTTGATGGATTTATCCAGTCAAACGACGTGTGAAGAAGCGACAGATGCTAGTAACATTGATGTTACTCCAGCAATTCATACAAGTACGTGGTTTACTGAGTATCCAGCTGTTGAGAGTGGTGATAGTACTCAGGTTTACAACCGTTAG
- the LOC135163258 gene encoding cyclin-A2: MATLRVHEDQENRINDARRGKENCGFREHQGGIGQQKRAVLGVLHNNCHRAKPEINNKEDKFSKSKATFIPPPYDGFKVYDGKKDEGAFKIYEDKLEEETQVVLRETRDTREIQVKKTTEVTVNVTRAKKVELAVKSIVPAFRPALGEIGNEKKKEDVSLFNRAGPLSLEKSICLTDSGKKGLRAKREATKVSKSNFYDVDEYRADIYNYLRVAETQHRPKPGYMKKQPDITYSMRAILVDWLVEVAEEYRLHSETLYLAVSYIDRFLSYMSVVRAKLQLVGTAAMFIAAKYEEIYPPDVGEFVYITDDTYTKKQVLRMEHLILRVLSFDLTVPTPLAFLRDYCISNNLNDKVLFLAMYLCELSMLEADPYLQYLPSHLAASAIAVARHTLQEETWPHELELSTGYTIHELKGCITHLSKTFAIAANIPQQAIQEKYKSSKYGHVALLLPRSTDVLACEDDSESA; encoded by the exons ATGGCCACGCTGAGGGTGCACGAAGATCAGGAGAATCGTATCAACGATGCCAGACGGGGAAAGGAAAACTGTGGCTTCAGGGAGCATCAGGGTGGTATAGGACAGCAAAAGCGTGCAGTTCTGGGCGTCCTGCATAACAACTGCCACAGAGCCAAGCCG GAAATCAACAACAAAGaggataaattttcaaaatcgaaAGCTACATTCATTCCACCTCCTTATGACGGTTTTAAAGTATACGATGGCAAGAAAGACGAAGGTGCCTTCAAGATCTATGAGGACAAACTGGAGGAAGAAACTCAGGTTGTCCTCCGGGAAACACGAGACACGCGCGAGATACAGGTTAAAAAAACGACCGAGGTAACGGTCAACGTAACACGTGCAAAAAAGGTCGAGTTGGCGGTGAAGAGCATTGTGCCAGCATTCAGACCAGCCCTTGGTGAAATTGGTAACGAGAAAAAGAAAGAGGATGTGTCATTATTCAACCGAGCTGGTCCACTGTCTTTGGAGAAATCCATTTGCTTGACTGATTCTGGGAAAAAGGGGCTGAGGGCCAAAAGAGAGGCCACTAAAGTTTCCAAGAGTAATTTCTATGATGTGGATGAGTACAGGGCGGACATCTATAATTACCTGAGGGTCGCTGAG ACTCAACACAGGCCCAAACCTGGCTACATGAAGAAACAGCCAGATATCACTTACTCGATGCGAGCAATCCTCGTCGATTGGTTAGTAGAAGTAGCTGAAGAATATCGATTACACTCTGAGACCCTCTACCTAGCAGTTTCGTACATAGACAGATTTTTATCCTACATGAGTGTGGTGAGAGCAAAGCTCCAGTTGGTAGGTACAGCAGCAATGTTCATAGCAGCTAAATACGAGGAAATATACCCCCCAGACGTCGGTGAATTCGTATACATAACTGACGACACGTACACGAAAAAACAGGTATTGAGAATGGAACACCTTATTCTTAGGGTTTTGTCCTTTGACCTGACAGTACCAACGCCACTAGCCTTCCTCAGGGATTACTGTATCAGTAACAATCTGAATGATAAGGTTCTGTTTTTGGCTATGTACTTGTGTGAGTTATCAATGCTGGAAGCTGATCCCTATCTTCAGTATTTACCGAGTCACTTGGCAGCATCAGCCATAGCTGTTGCACGTCACACACTTCAGGAGGAGACGTGGCCTCACGAGCTTGAATTGTCCACTGGTTACACCATCCACGAGCTCAAGGGATGCATTACACATCTGAGTAAAACATTTGCAATAGCTGCCAATATTCCGCAACAGGCTATTCAAGAAAAGTACAAATCTAGCAAATATGGACACGTGGCTCTACTCCTTCCTCGCAGTACGGATGTACTTGCCTGTGAGGATGACTCTGAGAGTGCCTGA
- the LOC135163750 gene encoding ADP-ribosylation factor-like protein 1 — MGGLLSYFRNLVGSREMRILILGLDGAGKTTILYRLQVGEVVTTIPTIGFNVEQVTFKNLKFQVWDLGGQTSIRPYWRCYYSNTDAIIYVVDSADRDRIGISKDELLYMLREDELQGAILVVLANKQDMPGCLSVAEVHQALGLDALKNRTFQIFKTSAKKGEGLDQAMDWLANALQSRT; from the exons atGG GTGGATTGCTGAGTTACTTTCGAAATCTCGTGGGGAGTCGAGAGATGAGGATTCTCATCCTTGGACTTGATGGTGCTGGCAAGACGACAATTCTGTACAG ACTCCAGGTTGGAGAGGTCGTTACTACGATCCCAACGATTGGATTCAACGTTGAACAAGTTACATTTAAAAACCTCAAGTTCCAGGTCTGGGATTTGGGAGGACAAACGAGTATTAG ACCTTACTGGAGATGTTACTACTCCAATACAGACGCTATTATTTACGTGGTGGATTCAGCAGACAGGGATAGAATAGGGATATCCAAGGATGAGTTACTCTACATGCTCAGg gaGGATGAACTCCAGGGAGCGATCCTAGTTGTCCTGGCTAATAAACAAGATATGCCAGGGTGTTTAAGTGTAGCTGAAGTTCACCAGGCACTTGGTCTCGATGCTCTGAAAAACAGAACATTCCAGATCTTCAAAACATCGGCGAAAAAGGGAGAAGGGCTCGATCAAGCAATGGACTGGCTGGCAAATGCACTGCAAAGTAGAACATGA